In one window of Cryptococcus neoformans var. neoformans B-3501A chromosome 11, whole genome shotgun sequence DNA:
- a CDS encoding hypothetical protein (HMMPfam hit to MSF1, MSF1-like conserved region, score: 121.2, E(): 2.4e-33) gives MKVFENDLVYNYPASHTLNLLHRKYPNPFATHVYSVDTMERSIDAETGILRSERLIGVQQGAPKWVTKLFHLPPIAYVREVVFIDPSETSATSMSVNLNLAQYISCLEHITYTPRPDNTTLFRQRAMLVSGFPTKLIARRIEQASYDRFKSNAGIGKQGFDWVLAGN, from the exons ATGAAGGTATTCGAGAATGACCTTGTATATAA TTACCCGGCAAGCCATACGCTCAATTTGCTTCATCGAAAGTACCCAAATCCGTTCGCGACCCATGTCTACTCGGTCGACACGATGGAGCGGTCAATAGATGCAGAGACAGGAATATTGAGGTCAGAAAGACTAATAGGAGTTCAGCAAGGAGCACCAAAATGGGTTACCAAG CtgttccatctccctccaaTAGCATATGTGCGAGAGGTTGTATTCATAGACCCATCAGAAACTTCAGCCACAAGCATGTCGGTAAATTTGAACCTTGCTCAGTACAT TTCATGCCTAGAGCATATTACTTATACACCACGGCCCGATAATACAACACTTTTCCGACAAAGAGCAATGCTCGTTTCAGGATTCCCGACAAAGCTTATTGCTAGGAGAATAGAACAGGCAAGCTACGACAGATTTAAAAGTAACGCTGGGATAGGCAAGCAGGGCTTTGATTGGGTCCTTGCTGGAAACTGA
- a CDS encoding hypothetical protein (HMMPfam hit to UPF0023, Uncharacterized protein family UPF0023, score: 286.4, E(): 4.5e-83), with protein MLRQPGTQIKLTNVSIVRMKKGGKRFEIACYQNKVSEFRSGVENDLSEVLQIEQVFTNVPKGLVAKKEDWSKCFGTDDLNKVIEEILKKGELQINNLERTQHLSSLSREIATIVSEMTVDPNTSRKHTVGMVEKAMAEVGFSVRADRPAKAQALELIKKLAEGDVLPVRRVRMRVRITMPGKDAKRCKDKIVAECDEVEEEDMGMEWEAIVQINPSTFRTLTDLVNNEAKGKGRVESMGSVGN; from the exons ATGCTACGCCAGCCCGGAACCCAGATCAA GCTTACAAACGTCAGCATTGTGCGTATGAAGAAAGGTGGTAAGAGATTCGAG ATCGCTTGCTATCAAAATAAAGTCTCGGAATTCCGATCTGGAGT CGAGAATGATCTTTCCGAGGTCCTTCAAATTGAACAGGTTTTTACCAATGTTCCCAAAGGTTTAGttgccaagaaggaagactgGTCCAAATGTTTTGGCACGGATGATTTGAATAAAGTGATTGAAGAA ATCTTGAAAAAAGGTGAACTACAAATCAACAATCTCGAGAGGACACAACacctctcatccctctcccgTGAAATTGCAACCATCGTTTCTGAAATGACTGTCGATCCCAACACCTCTCGAAAACACACTGTTGGTATGGTTGAGAAAGCTATGGCAGAAGTAGGATTCAGCGTCCGAGCCGACAGACCTGCGAaagctcaagctctggAATTGATCAAGAAACTCGCTGAAGGGGATGTCTTACCGGTTCGAagagtgaggatgagagtaCGGATAACTATGCCTGGAAAGGATGCCAAGAGATGCAAGGACAAGATTGTCGCCGAATGTGAcgaggttgaggaggaggatatgggTATGGAGTGGGAAGCG ATTGTACAAATCAACCCTAGCACCTTTAGGACACTGACAGATTTGGTCAACAACGAAGccaaagggaagggaagagtAGAGTCCATGGGAAGCGTTGGAAACTAG